Sequence from the Stenotrophomonas sp. 364 genome:
CTTGGCCAGATCCGCGCTGCGGTCCACGATGGCCGGCGCGACGCCACCATGCTCCAGCGCCGAGCGCGCCCCGTGTGCCAGCTTGGCGTGCAGCGACCAGCCGACGCGGGCCGAGCCGATGAAACTGAGGAACGCAACGCGCGGGTCGGTAACAAGCGCCTCGGCCAGTTCGTTGCCATCCGGCAGGAAGCTTTGGCACCAAGGCTCCGGCAGGCCTGCCTCGTGGACCATCGCCACGAATTCCAGGCAGGACAACGGCGTGGTGGAGGCTGGCTTGATGATGACCGGGCAGCCCACCGCGATGGCCGGCGCCACCTGGTGGACGATCAGGTTCAACGGGTGATTGAACGCCGAGATCGCCGCGACGACGCCGATCGGCTCGCGGGTAGTGAACGCCCAACGATTCTCCGCTGCGGCCGAGAGACCCATCGGAATTTCCCGGCCGGCAAAGTTGCGTAGCTCATCGGCGGCGTTGTGGACGCCATCGATGGCACGGGTTGTCTCGACGATGGCATCGGGCAGCGGCTTGCCGCCCTCGCGCGCGATCTGCAGGGCCAGGTGGTCACGTTTGGCCTCCATCAGCGCAGCCAGCTTGCGCAGGATTGCGATGCGCTGGTGCGGCTGGAGCCAGCCGTCGCGGTTCTTGAACGCCCGCTGCGCGGCGCTGAGTTTGCGCTCCAGTGCCGCCGCGTCGTCGAACGGGATGTCGGCGATGGGCGCGCGGTCGAAGGCTTGTACGACGGTCAACATCGGGGATTCCTTGTATTGGGCGTCAACGTGGCCGCTTACGCACAGCCCACGTCGGGCGTGCGGTTGCGCAGTTCGTCGACCAGGACGCGGGTGTTCTCGGAGTAGTCGATGGGCACATCCAGCAGATGGACGCCACCGCCCGCAAGGGCGGCCTCGATCGTGGGCACCAGCTGCTCCACCGCCGTGATCCGGCTGCCTTTCGCGCCGTAGGCTTCGGCGTAGCGCACGAAATCGGGGTTGCCAAAGCGCATGCCGAAATCCTCGAAGCCGTCCACCGCCTGCTTCCAGCGGATCATGCCGTAGGCGCTGTCGTTGAGGACGATGACCACCAGGTTCAGCCCCAGCCTGACGGCGGTCTCCATCTCCTGCGAATTCATCATGAAGCCGCCGTCACCGCACACGGCCAGCACGCGGCGCTGCGGAAACAGCATCGACGCCATCATGGCCGACGGCAGGCCGGCGCCCATCGTGGCCAGCGCGTTATCGAGCAGCAGCGTGTTGGCCACATGCGTGCGGTAGTTGCGGGCAAACCAGATCTTGTACATGCCGTTGTCAAGACACACGATGCCGTCTTCGGGCATCGCCTGCCGCACGTCATGGACCAGGCGCTGGGGCGTCACCGGGAAGCGGTCTTCCTCGGCGCGGTCGTTGAGGCGGGACAGGATCTTCTGACGCAGCTCACCGGTGCCCGCATCTTCGACCACCCTGCCCTCCAGCCGTTCGGCAAGCGCGGTGGCACTGGCGCCGATGTCGCCGATCACCTCGATATCGGGGTGGTAGACCTGTTCGACCGTGGCCGACTGGAAGCCGACATGGATCACCTTGGGCCCGCCGTTGTGTTTCATCAGGAACGGCGGCTTTTCGATTGTGTCATGGCCGATGGCGATGATCAGGTCGGCACGTGCCACGGCCTCGTGGACATAGTCGCCTTCGGAGAGGGCAGCCGTGCCCATGTACAGGTTGGAGCCACCGGTAACGGCGCCTTTGCCCATCTGCGTATTGAAGAACGGCAGGCGCGTGCGCGCGACAAATGAGGAGAGCGCCTCGGTCAGCGAGGGACGGCTGCAGGCCGCGCCGATCATCACCAGGGGGCGCTTGGCGGCCAGGATCGCAGCGGCGGCCCGGTCGAGCGCGGCGGCAGTAGCAACAGGGCGATCCAGGGCGTGCACCGGAATCACCGGCACCGCGTCCACTT
This genomic interval carries:
- a CDS encoding aldehyde dehydrogenase family protein codes for the protein MLTVVQAFDRAPIADIPFDDAAALERKLSAAQRAFKNRDGWLQPHQRIAILRKLAALMEAKRDHLALQIAREGGKPLPDAIVETTRAIDGVHNAADELRNFAGREIPMGLSAAAENRWAFTTREPIGVVAAISAFNHPLNLIVHQVAPAIAVGCPVIIKPASTTPLSCLEFVAMVHEAGLPEPWCQSFLPDGNELAEALVTDPRVAFLSFIGSARVGWSLHAKLAHGARSALEHGGVAPAIVDRSADLAKIIEPIVKGGYYHAGQVCVSTQRIFVHNAIADDFTQALIARVEKLRTGDPTLKDTEVGPLIQPREADRVAEWIEEAVKAGAQCATGGKRLSETTLQPTVLLDPASDARVTTQEVFGPVVAVYRYGELDEAIARANSLPTAFQASVFAQDIDIAMRAANRLDASAVMINDPTAFRTDWMPFAGRRESGYGTGGIPYTMRDMSQEKMILMRRS
- a CDS encoding acetolactate synthase large subunit, giving the protein MPKGSDLLVAALENEGVDRIFGVPGEENLDFLESLRNSSIELVLTRHEQAAAFMAATHGRLTGRPGVCLATLGPGALNFSTGAAYAHLGAWPMILITGQKAVMSARQARFQIVDIVASMKPLTKMTRQIVSPAAIPAMVRDAFRVAMEERPGPVHLELPEDIAGEEVDAVPVIPVHALDRPVATAAALDRAAAAILAAKRPLVMIGAACSRPSLTEALSSFVARTRLPFFNTQMGKGAVTGGSNLYMGTAALSEGDYVHEAVARADLIIAIGHDTIEKPPFLMKHNGGPKVIHVGFQSATVEQVYHPDIEVIGDIGASATALAERLEGRVVEDAGTGELRQKILSRLNDRAEEDRFPVTPQRLVHDVRQAMPEDGIVCLDNGMYKIWFARNYRTHVANTLLLDNALATMGAGLPSAMMASMLFPQRRVLAVCGDGGFMMNSQEMETAVRLGLNLVVIVLNDSAYGMIRWKQAVDGFEDFGMRFGNPDFVRYAEAYGAKGSRITAVEQLVPTIEAALAGGGVHLLDVPIDYSENTRVLVDELRNRTPDVGCA